The nucleotide window TACACTGAGAGAGAAGGTTATGGGAAGGGTTGGGCACTTCAGGTCTGCAGCAAGACTTCGTTCAGCCCTTCTCTACCTCCTGTATGCATCTGTGGTCTTTGAGTTTTATAGAGGacaggcaaaaggaaaaaagatccaCAGAGGCTACAACTCAGATGTGGCAACATTGCTTCATGGATCCCCACAGCAGGAAGCAGAAAGAGTtgcatttggaaaggaaaaggtgGATGGTGTCAAACACTGGTGAATGAACACAGTATTGCAGAAGTCCAGTATAAGGTTGCATAGTATCTTGTGTGGTATTTCAAAAGGTTACTGCCCAACACTGGCATGCCATCAGGAAGGACACAGGGAAACTAAAGTAATAACACTGCCATCTGTTTGTATCTAATGTATCTTGCATTTTACAGAGACCTCGGCAAGGCGCGCTCTCCGTAGCAAGTTCTGCCAAAGCCAATGTCAGGAAAGGCCAACAGTCCTGTGCACCAGCTCAAGGAGCTTGCTAAAATTGCTATGCTCGTTCGTTCAAGCTAGAGGTAAAAGTGCAATTTGTGTGTTTTCCTCCCAAACAGAGACCTGACTGATGGAAAGCCCTTGGATCCCTACAGCAGTACTGTGACCGACTGCCCTGCAGCCTTGGGCCTGCCACAAACCCTTCTGTTTTGGATGGTTCTTATCCCCAAGATAAAGTCTATCAGCAGCCCTTCCTGACGCTGCAGGCAGCAGGATCCGTGCTGTACTCTGAAGGGCGTTCAGCAAACATCAGCGGCCACTGTTAAGAAATGGGTGAGAGTTCTGTGAGTTATTTGGGATATTTCCTGTATTTTGGCACCGGCTGTGCAAGGTTTAAGGTGACCCGCTTCCCCTGCAGTCCTCCAGGATCtcataattgggggggggggggaagttaaaGTAGGGTTTAAcgttttctttttgttaaaaaaaaagtcttacaggGAAACGATTTCCTTAACAATTCAGTGTTAAATAGTTTTCTAAGGTGACTGGGGGAGCTAGGGCGAGCGCTCCAGGAAGCCATCAAGAACGGAAAGATTTCCTCGGTGCGAGCACCTACCGCGTCCCAGACCACCGCCGCCACCCCCAGGCGCCGCCAGTCCTGCCGCAGGCGGATGGTTCGCCTGGCGAAGCGGAACGTGGCCGAAGGGCTGTGCAGCTGCCGCgctccccagccagctccttcctcGTAGGGCACCAGCGCCatcccgccggcggccccgcgccgggcgctgccccgctccccgccgctccccctcggcccgcgccggccgccgccgggcccgctcCGTGCCGCGGGCAGGGGgaggcccggggccgccgcggggaaAGGCCCGGCTctcgcccgggcccggccgctACTCGCACGTCGCAGGCCCGGGGCCGCCGTGGAGCTCCCGGCCCagcccccagcgccgcggcctgGGGCGGGTGCGGCCTCCGCGGGCCGCCGCCCGGTTGGGGAACGGCGGCGGCGCCCAGCGGCCTCCCCCGGCGAGCCGGGCGGGCGATCGAGCCCCGGGGAAAGAGGGGCGAGGCGGGCTGGAAGGTCTCCAGCGCGCTCCTGCCCCTCAGGcacggcgggaggcggcggggcagggctatgccggcggcccggggccatgccggcggcccggggccggggccggccatCACGGGCTTGGCAGCGCGGCGTGGGCACGGGGAGGCCGCTGGCCGGCAAGGGCCGTGCCTCTGCCCGTCCCCGGGAGGACCTCTTGCCGGAGGCTGGGCCCGGgacttattttattttcagacctGTGTGCCACGAGGTGCAAAACGCCCCGTTGGGACGTCGCCTGCTGTCTCCGCGGCCTCTCTGTGGTTCCCGGCTCCTGGCGTTTGTTTCGGGGGTTTTTGGAAGGCAGGGCAAAGAAAAGGTGTTTGTGCAGCCCACCGGCCTCATCCTCCATTGCTGGCACGGTGAACATTGTCTCTGCAGGTGCTCACCACCAGCCTGGGAGCGGCGCCTCGATggctgggcaagggctgcagAAACACGAGTTCTTGCGCATCTCGGTCAGAGCGCGGACCAGGGCAGTGAAGCCACAGTTGCTCTTGGCTGGTGGTGTGGCGGGAACACTCCTGCAGCATTGTTTGTGCACGGGCTTCTCCTTACCTTTGGCTCCGTTTAATCTCTTGTTTGGCAAAACAACACAGTGCTCCTCTCCTTTGTGTGTCTCCATCTCCTGTTACTTGAACTTTCTCCAAAGACTGCTAAAGGCCACGGGAGGGCCAGAGAAGCGTCCTGGCAGCACCTTCGCTCTGGCTGCCCTGCGGCAATGCTGCAGGTACTCTGCAAAAAGGTGCAGGacctccagctgtgctcctcaGCGCATCacctccagctgtgctcctcaGCGCCTCACAGACAAAGGGCCGGACGTGGGGGAGCCGGGCAGGGGAGTAGTATCCATCTCCAGTGGCCGGGTGGCTCGGCAGCTCCCAGTGCCACCACTGACAGGGCAAAGCTGGCCCTCAGAGTTGGGGAGCGTAAGGAGCTCCAGAAAACATCCCCGCTCTTTCCCACAGGGAGCAGCAAATCTGGCTGGCAGACGCAAGCAAATGTGGTTGCTCTAAAAGCTGTTGATTTCAACAGAGTAGCTCAAGATTCATGAAAGGCTTTGTGGAGGAGCGTTACAGGCTGCATAGGGGTAGCAGGAACTGAAGCTTGTTTTTAGGGTTCTGCTACTGTAGGGGAATGGAAACCAGAATTTCACTTGCCCCAAACCAGTTCATACTTGTCTTATGGCAACTCAGACTTCTCCTTATAAACATGCCAGAGCGGGTGCGATGATTCAGCTTAATGTGGTTTTATGTCCTAAAGTGCTGGTCTCTTGCCACTACTGCTTTTGAGAGTTTGAAACTGCTTGTGCTAttatcttgattattttttaaattatttatatagaCAGTGTGGGAAAAGCAATGAGAGTGATTACACTTGAAATGAGAACTCTGCTTGGATGAGTTTTTGAATCGCTTACTCTGTGCCTAAACAAATGGAGGCAAATGGAGGGAAACTCCCGAATGGCACAAAGCTGTCGCCTCCACCGCCTGCACCACACGCCAGTCCTGAGATCTCCAACCGAGATGTGGAGTAGTGTGGCAGGGCTCCAGTGCTCCCAATTGCCTCCTCCACCCACTCCCCCCCGATCGTTTTTCTTCCCCTGCAGTATTTTGTAAGACTAATGGTCTGGCTGAATAGCAACTAGAGTGAAAAAAAGGCTGTATGTGAAAATTTATACATTTGTTCCCAAAGATGATACTGCAGTAAGTGTTTTTATCCCAATAACATGTTTTTGTAAGTCAGATATTCCTGAATATCTTTGGAGCCCAGCAGGTTCTCTACCAATCCTACCCTGCTTTCcagaactgttttcctttcttccctgctAATGTTACTGTGGCACTGACTTCCGTGAGCCTTAGCAGGTCAGAAATTACTTTCCAGATCATAACTgaattaaaactattaaaaggGAAGCAAGTCCACTAGAAGTTCAGTAAGGGCCCTGATTCCCCATATTCATTCTATGCCTATATTTACCTGCTTTTCACATCCATTTTCTAAGAAGATACAGTACTCAGGTATTATAGTGACAGAGAAAGAGACTTCGTTTCTTTCACCCTTCCTGACagtaaaaggaaaacacagcaacAGATAATGATGGCTAAAACAGTTGCCCAGAAGTGAAATGCTTTTTCTCCCAGCAGGGCTAGGTTCAGCTTTTAAACACTGCAGAAGGCTGTAAGGACACCTAAGCTGCAGATAAACTTG belongs to Athene noctua chromosome 7, bAthNoc1.hap1.1, whole genome shotgun sequence and includes:
- the METTL21A gene encoding protein N-lysine methyltransferase METTL21A isoform X2 translates to MAPGRRHSPAPPPPAVPEGQERAGDLPARLAPLSPGLDRPPGSPGEAAGRRRRSPTGRRPAEAAPAPGRGAGGWAGSSTAAPGLRRASSGRARARAGPFPAAAPGLPLPAARSGPGGGRRGPRGSGGERGSARRGAAGGMALVPYEEGAGWGARQLHSPSATFRFARRTIRLRQDWRRLGVAAVVWDAAVVLCAYLEMGSIDLRDRSVIELGAGTGLLGIVATLLGARVTITDRAAALEFLESNVQANLPSELRPRAVVKELTWGKDLGNFPPGAFDFILGADIVYLEETFAELLQTLEHLCSEQTVILLSCRIRYERDHKFLKMLRGRFSVYEVHYDSSQDVHIYKAQRGSPKDDF
- the METTL21A gene encoding protein N-lysine methyltransferase METTL21A isoform X3, giving the protein MAPGRRHSPAPPPPAVPEGQERAGDLPARLAPLSPGLDRPPGSPGEAAGRRRRSPTGRRPAEAAPAPGRGAGGWAGSSTAAPGLRRASSGRARARAGPFPAAAPGLPLPAARSGPGGGRRGPRGSGGERGSARRGAAGGMALVPYEEGAGWGARQLHSPSATFRFARRTIRLRQDWRRLGVAAVVWDAAVVLCAYLEMGSIDLRDRSVIELGAGTGLLGIVATLLAAVFMDMDCLSETYTPVLLRCSCYHHRQGSSTGVPGVKRTG